In the genome of Rhizobium rhizogenes, one region contains:
- a CDS encoding ABC transporter permease produces the protein MNFEAIKAIYLFEMARTRRTLLQSVVSPVISTSLYFIVFGTAIGSRIQEVGGVSYGAFITPGLIMLTLLTQCIGNGSFGIYFPKFTGTVYEILSAPVAMTEILAGYVGAAATKGLMIGTIILITASFFVDITIAHPFMMILFFVLTAVSFSLFGFIIGIWATNFEQLNLIPMLVVPPLTFLGGSFYSIDMLPPFWQTVSHFNPVLYLISGFRWSFYEIADVNPVISLAMITLFLAFCLGVVGWMFKTGYRLRN, from the coding sequence ATGAATTTCGAAGCCATCAAGGCCATCTATCTGTTCGAAATGGCACGCACGCGTCGCACCCTGCTGCAGAGCGTGGTGTCTCCGGTCATTTCCACGTCGCTTTACTTCATTGTGTTCGGAACCGCGATCGGTTCGCGGATTCAGGAGGTTGGTGGGGTTTCCTACGGCGCGTTCATAACGCCCGGCCTCATCATGCTGACACTGCTGACGCAATGTATCGGCAATGGCTCCTTCGGTATCTATTTCCCGAAATTCACCGGTACGGTCTATGAAATCCTCTCCGCTCCGGTGGCGATGACGGAAATTCTGGCCGGTTATGTTGGGGCGGCGGCGACCAAGGGGCTGATGATCGGCACGATCATCCTGATTACCGCTTCCTTCTTCGTGGATATCACCATCGCTCACCCGTTCATGATGATCCTGTTCTTCGTGCTGACGGCTGTCAGTTTCAGCCTGTTCGGCTTCATCATCGGCATCTGGGCGACGAATTTCGAGCAGCTGAACCTCATTCCCATGCTGGTGGTGCCGCCGCTGACCTTCCTCGGCGGCAGCTTCTATTCCATCGACATGCTGCCGCCCTTCTGGCAGACGGTCAGCCACTTCAATCCGGTGCTTTATCTCATCAGCGGTTTCCGCTGGAGCTTTTACGAGATCGCCGACGTCAATCCCGTCATCAGCCTTGCGATGATCACGCTGTTTCTGGCGTTTTGCCTCGGTGTTGTCGGCTGGATGTTCAAGACGGGGTATCGGCTGCGTAACTGA
- a CDS encoding ABC transporter ATP-binding protein — protein MNAIVSIRNLTKSYANGFQALKGVSLDIREGEILALLGPNGAGKTTLISIVCGLVNPGEGSVLVGGHDVVKEFRQTRALIGLVPQELTTDQFETVWNTVSFSRGLHGQKKNPELIERILKSLSLWNKKDNMLRELSGGMKRRVLIAKALAHEPKVLFLDEPTAGVDVALRRDMWNVVSELRSRGVTIILTTHYIEEAEEIADRVGVINGGELLLVEEKTALMKKLGRKQLFLELAQPVEQLPDSLAPFGLTLSDDRCTITYEIEDNGEQSRIADVLNALFAANIHFKDISTRQSSLEDIFVSLVGGQK, from the coding sequence ATGAATGCCATCGTTTCGATACGGAATCTGACCAAATCCTACGCAAATGGCTTTCAGGCGCTCAAAGGCGTCAGCCTCGATATCAGAGAGGGAGAAATCCTCGCTCTTCTGGGTCCGAACGGTGCCGGCAAGACAACGCTGATTTCCATCGTCTGCGGCCTCGTCAATCCGGGGGAAGGCTCCGTGCTTGTCGGCGGGCATGATGTGGTCAAGGAATTCCGCCAGACCCGCGCCCTGATCGGCCTCGTGCCGCAGGAATTGACCACCGACCAGTTCGAGACAGTGTGGAACACCGTCAGCTTCTCGCGCGGCCTGCACGGGCAGAAGAAGAACCCGGAACTGATCGAGCGTATCCTGAAATCCCTGTCGCTCTGGAACAAGAAGGACAACATGCTGCGGGAGCTTTCCGGCGGCATGAAGCGGCGTGTGCTGATCGCCAAGGCGCTGGCGCATGAACCGAAGGTGCTGTTCCTCGACGAGCCGACCGCCGGCGTGGATGTGGCGCTACGCCGTGACATGTGGAATGTCGTTTCCGAGCTGCGCTCCAGGGGCGTCACCATAATCCTCACCACGCATTACATCGAAGAGGCGGAAGAAATCGCCGACCGCGTGGGCGTCATCAACGGCGGCGAATTGCTGCTGGTGGAAGAAAAGACGGCGCTGATGAAGAAACTCGGCCGCAAGCAGCTTTTCCTGGAGCTTGCCCAGCCCGTGGAGCAATTGCCCGACAGTCTCGCGCCCTTCGGTCTGACACTTTCCGATGACCGCTGCACCATCACCTATGAAATCGAGGATAATGGCGAACAGAGCCGCATTGCCGATGTTCTGAACGCCCTTTTCGCCGCCAACATCCATTTCAAGGATATTTCCACGCGGCAGAGTTCGCTTGAGGATATCTTCGTTTCGCTGGTGGGAGGCCAGAAATGA
- a CDS encoding sulfite exporter TauE/SafE family protein has product MPPVSEIMIFAAALAAAGVVAGLLAGLFGIGGGAVLVPVFYHVFGLLDVPEAVRMHLSLGTSLAIIVPTSIRSFLTHRQKGAVDIDLLKGWIVAVPLGTILASVVAAYASSVALRLIFAFIALALAFRMVFNRASWHLGSDLPQNPVRFLVGTGIGLLSGLMGVGGGVMNNTFMTLYGRTIHQAVATSSGVGVLISLPGLLGYIWAGWGDAGLPPFSTGFINWIAVVLLIPITLVVAPYGARLAHALSKKQLERAFGVFLVFVAAQFFYSVYG; this is encoded by the coding sequence ATGCCCCCTGTTTCAGAGATAATGATCTTTGCTGCGGCGCTTGCGGCCGCGGGCGTCGTCGCAGGCCTTCTGGCGGGCCTTTTCGGTATTGGCGGCGGTGCGGTTCTGGTGCCGGTTTTCTACCATGTCTTCGGGCTTCTGGATGTGCCTGAGGCAGTGCGCATGCATCTTTCACTCGGCACCTCGCTTGCCATCATCGTGCCGACCTCCATCCGTTCTTTCCTGACGCATCGTCAGAAGGGCGCGGTCGATATCGATCTTCTGAAGGGCTGGATCGTCGCCGTGCCGCTTGGCACCATCCTCGCATCCGTCGTGGCCGCCTATGCCTCCAGTGTTGCGCTGCGGCTGATCTTCGCCTTCATCGCGCTGGCGCTCGCCTTTCGGATGGTCTTCAATCGGGCGAGCTGGCATCTCGGTTCCGACCTGCCGCAAAATCCGGTCCGGTTTCTGGTGGGCACAGGCATCGGCCTTCTCTCCGGCCTGATGGGTGTTGGCGGCGGGGTGATGAACAATACTTTCATGACGCTTTACGGGCGCACCATCCATCAGGCGGTTGCCACGTCCTCCGGCGTCGGTGTGCTGATTTCGCTGCCGGGGCTGCTGGGTTACATCTGGGCCGGTTGGGGTGATGCGGGCCTGCCGCCATTTTCAACCGGCTTCATCAACTGGATCGCCGTGGTGCTCTTGATCCCCATTACGCTCGTGGTTGCGCCCTATGGCGCGCGGCTGGCGCATGCGCTCAGCAAAAAGCAGCTGGAGCGGGCCTTCGGGGTGTTTCTGGTCTTCGTCGCGGCGCAGTTCTTCTACAGCGTTTACGGCTGA
- a CDS encoding extensin family protein, with the protein MAYVSLPRRLVTLLMISTVMVSCSAEGLVPPAEVDGTTRVSAIRSSRQQGYSAPSGAVYQAERAGQATDYPAAVSQPMPEPYASQDPLLQSPQGGQGYSTLDTQHQARMAASGHSAPTQTMSNQAMPNQATQGQTMSPQPMAGNQIAEGEGGVNMDSMLGVEPVRGLAEEQDADIAEGVSEQPVVDGIGTDNPVAVSPPRRQQSAGQSRLIPPPPVGSSSRRQPVEEVAMLMPNDPMARGGQSNRSSMPPGVMPSSEVACRSELRRLGVAFRDVARIADGPTCGIDYPIELSGLASGVAIRPAVKLNCQVTLAFAKWVKFELVPSSRFRYLSGVGRITPMGGYSCRKMNSRSSNPWSEHARGNAIDIGTITLKNGKEIDVRSKSFFAFREKALLKAVRSDSCKYFSTVLGPGSDPNHWNHFHFDLRTRKSGYRHCD; encoded by the coding sequence ATGGCGTATGTTTCCCTTCCGCGTCGTCTTGTGACGTTGCTGATGATTTCCACGGTCATGGTGTCGTGTTCTGCGGAGGGCCTCGTGCCACCGGCGGAGGTGGACGGCACCACGCGCGTCAGCGCCATAAGGTCGTCGCGGCAGCAGGGTTACAGCGCACCGTCAGGCGCGGTCTATCAGGCCGAGCGGGCCGGACAGGCCACCGATTATCCCGCAGCCGTGTCACAGCCGATGCCGGAGCCTTACGCTTCGCAGGACCCCCTGCTGCAATCGCCACAGGGCGGACAGGGCTATTCCACACTCGACACCCAGCATCAGGCGCGCATGGCGGCGAGTGGCCACAGCGCCCCGACGCAGACGATGTCAAATCAGGCGATGCCAAATCAGGCGACGCAAGGCCAGACCATGTCCCCGCAGCCGATGGCCGGCAACCAGATTGCCGAAGGTGAGGGAGGGGTGAACATGGATTCCATGCTGGGCGTGGAACCGGTTCGCGGACTTGCGGAAGAGCAGGATGCCGATATTGCCGAAGGTGTTTCGGAGCAGCCGGTGGTGGATGGTATCGGCACCGACAATCCGGTGGCCGTTTCTCCTCCTCGCCGGCAGCAGAGCGCCGGTCAATCCCGGTTGATACCGCCGCCACCCGTTGGCTCGTCTTCCCGCCGCCAGCCGGTGGAGGAGGTTGCCATGTTGATGCCAAATGATCCGATGGCGCGTGGCGGACAAAGCAACCGGTCGTCGATGCCGCCCGGCGTCATGCCGTCCTCCGAAGTTGCCTGTCGCTCCGAGCTGCGTCGTCTTGGCGTCGCTTTCCGCGATGTTGCGCGTATCGCCGATGGTCCGACCTGCGGCATCGATTATCCGATCGAACTCAGTGGTCTCGCCAGCGGCGTCGCCATCCGCCCGGCGGTGAAGCTCAATTGCCAGGTCACGCTTGCCTTTGCCAAATGGGTCAAGTTCGAACTCGTGCCATCCTCGCGCTTCCGTTATCTCTCGGGCGTCGGCCGTATCACGCCGATGGGTGGTTATTCCTGCCGCAAGATGAATTCGCGCTCCAGCAACCCGTGGTCGGAACATGCGCGCGGCAACGCCATCGACATCGGCACCATCACGCTGAAGAATGGCAAGGAAATCGACGTTCGCAGCAAGAGCTTCTTCGCCTTCCGCGAAAAGGCGCTGCTGAAGGCGGTGAGGTCCGACAGCTGCAAATATTTCTCCACCGTTCTCGGGCCGGGCAGCGATCCCAATCACTGGAACCATTTCCATTTCGACCTGCGCACGCGCAAGTCCGGTTACAGGCATTGCGATTAG
- a CDS encoding methyl-accepting chemotaxis protein — MKNITISMRLYALVALFLAILTAALTFSLFESYHKMESERKAGLAAMNETAVAILEQYYRLEQGGSLSREAAQQQAKTTIAAMRYDNGSGYFWINDMHPKMVMHPIKPEMNGTDLTANKDPNGKALFVEFVNTVKAGGQGFVDYYWPKPGAPEPVEKFSHVAGFAPWGWIVGTGVYVDDLEAAFWNDAYFYVGLCALSGLLVIGVAAAAVRGVTRPIDLIRQSMKRIADGDGTAEIQFADRRNEIGAIAKTLLVLRDSVNERSALQAREADQQRALEEARQGNEMLLRSASERQTHAMDRLGHALEALANGDLTVSLADIGADYEKLRMDFNRAVGALHGAIEAIARTGHVVNDSASDISGATGNLSRRTEQQAAALEETAAALDEITATVRTASERANEARQMVQDTKTSAGRSGDIVRNAVDAMGRIEDSSKRIGQIISVIDEIAFQTNLLALNAGVEAARAGEAGRGFAVVAQEVRELAQRSANAAKEIKTLINRSAEEVGGGVALVRSTGDALEEIVELVNRVEGHVNTIATAAREQATGLQEINTSVNHMDQMTQQNAAMVEETTAASQTLAEESRQLRSLLSRFELGQGAGREVSRAA, encoded by the coding sequence ATGAAAAATATCACGATATCTATGCGCCTTTATGCGCTCGTCGCATTGTTTCTGGCAATATTGACCGCAGCCCTGACTTTCAGCCTGTTTGAAAGTTACCACAAGATGGAAAGCGAGCGGAAAGCGGGATTGGCGGCGATGAACGAAACCGCCGTTGCCATTCTGGAGCAATATTACCGCCTGGAGCAGGGCGGCAGTCTGAGCCGGGAGGCGGCGCAGCAGCAGGCCAAGACGACCATCGCCGCCATGCGTTATGACAATGGCAGCGGTTATTTCTGGATCAACGACATGCATCCCAAAATGGTGATGCATCCGATCAAGCCTGAAATGAACGGCACTGACCTCACCGCGAACAAGGATCCGAACGGCAAGGCGCTGTTCGTCGAATTCGTGAATACGGTGAAGGCGGGCGGCCAGGGCTTTGTCGACTATTACTGGCCGAAACCCGGCGCGCCGGAACCGGTGGAGAAGTTTTCCCATGTTGCCGGCTTTGCGCCCTGGGGCTGGATTGTCGGCACGGGTGTTTATGTCGATGACCTCGAGGCGGCTTTCTGGAACGACGCCTATTTTTATGTCGGCCTGTGCGCCTTGTCCGGCCTTCTCGTCATCGGTGTGGCCGCCGCCGCCGTGCGCGGCGTGACGCGGCCGATCGACCTGATCCGGCAGAGCATGAAGCGTATCGCGGATGGTGACGGCACGGCCGAAATCCAGTTCGCTGACCGCCGCAACGAAATCGGCGCGATTGCCAAGACGCTTTTGGTCCTGCGCGACAGCGTCAATGAGCGCAGCGCCCTGCAGGCGCGTGAGGCTGACCAGCAGCGGGCGCTGGAGGAGGCGCGACAGGGCAACGAGATGCTCCTGCGTTCCGCATCCGAGCGGCAGACCCACGCGATGGACCGGCTGGGCCATGCGCTCGAAGCCCTTGCCAATGGCGATCTGACCGTGTCGCTTGCCGACATCGGTGCGGACTATGAGAAACTGCGCATGGATTTCAACCGGGCCGTCGGGGCGCTGCACGGCGCGATCGAGGCTATTGCCAGAACCGGCCATGTGGTCAATGACAGTGCCTCTGACATCAGCGGCGCGACCGGCAATCTTTCGCGCCGGACCGAACAGCAGGCGGCGGCGCTGGAGGAGACAGCCGCGGCTCTGGATGAAATTACCGCCACGGTGCGCACCGCTTCCGAACGGGCCAACGAAGCCCGGCAGATGGTGCAGGACACAAAAACTAGTGCAGGCCGGTCGGGTGATATCGTCCGCAATGCCGTCGACGCCATGGGCCGGATAGAGGATTCCTCGAAACGCATCGGGCAGATCATCTCCGTCATTGACGAGATCGCCTTCCAGACCAACCTTCTCGCGCTGAATGCCGGTGTCGAGGCGGCGCGGGCGGGTGAGGCAGGGCGAGGTTTTGCCGTGGTGGCGCAGGAAGTGCGGGAACTGGCGCAGCGTTCCGCCAATGCCGCCAAGGAGATCAAGACCCTCATCAATCGTTCGGCGGAGGAGGTCGGCGGCGGCGTCGCGCTCGTCCGTTCCACTGGCGATGCGCTGGAGGAGATCGTGGAACTCGTCAACCGCGTCGAAGGTCATGTGAATACCATTGCCACGGCGGCGCGGGAACAGGCGACCGGACTGCAGGAGATCAATACCTCCGTCAACCACATGGACCAGATGACGCAGCAGAACGCCGCCATGGTGGAAGAGACGACGGCGGCCAGCCAGACGCTGGCCGAGGAAAGCCGCCAGCTGCGCTCGCTGCTTTCACGTTTCGAACTTGGACAGGGTGCCGGGCGCGAGGTTTCGCGGGCGGCGTGA
- a CDS encoding DUF1883 domain-containing protein: protein MARPNFRYTHYDLKELRAGTSIEISLSAVNNVRLMTSANFQRFTELLDFKYLGGVAKKSPIRIAIPETMHWHLIIDAEGHNGLAESSVKMLPAQPQATPHRKAS, encoded by the coding sequence ATGGCACGGCCGAATTTCCGCTATACGCATTATGACCTGAAGGAATTGCGGGCTGGCACCAGCATTGAAATATCGCTGTCGGCCGTCAACAATGTCCGGCTGATGACGAGCGCGAATTTCCAGCGTTTCACCGAATTGCTCGACTTCAAATATCTCGGCGGCGTCGCCAAAAAATCGCCGATCCGCATCGCCATTCCCGAAACGATGCACTGGCACCTCATCATCGATGCCGAAGGCCATAACGGCCTGGCGGAATCCTCGGTCAAGATGCTGCCGGCGCAACCACAGGCGACACCTCACCGCAAGGCATCCTGA
- a CDS encoding replication-associated recombination protein A: MSDDLFAPQVPVEVANRRPLADRLRPKTLAEVSGQPHLTGEEGVLRRMIESGSLGSMIFWGPPGTGKTTVARLLSGEAGLAFEQISAIFSGVADLKKVFEAARARRMNGRQTLLFVDEIHRFNRAQQDSFLPVMEDGTIILVGATTENPSFELNAALLSRARVLTFRSHDEESLSELLKRAEEAEQKALPLTEEARASLIRMADGDGRAVLTLAEEVWRAARKDETFDTEGLTRIVQRRAPVYDKSQDGHYNLISALHKSVRGSDPDAALYYLARMFDAGEDPLYIGRRLVRMAVEDIGLADPQALAVCNAAKDAYDYLGSPEGELALAQACVYLATAPKSNAVYTAFKAAMRAAKENGSLVPPKHILNAPTKLMKGEGYGDGYRYDHDEPDAFSGQDYFPEKMGRTTFYDPPDRGFEREIRKRLDWWAKLRRERGAR; encoded by the coding sequence ATGAGCGACGACCTCTTTGCCCCGCAAGTGCCCGTGGAGGTCGCCAACCGGCGGCCTCTTGCCGATCGTCTGCGTCCAAAGACGCTGGCGGAGGTGAGCGGGCAGCCGCATCTGACGGGCGAAGAGGGCGTTCTGCGCCGCATGATCGAGAGCGGCTCCCTGGGATCGATGATCTTCTGGGGTCCGCCCGGAACCGGCAAGACCACGGTTGCTCGCCTGCTTTCCGGCGAGGCGGGGCTTGCCTTCGAGCAGATTTCGGCGATCTTTTCCGGTGTCGCCGATCTCAAGAAAGTATTCGAGGCAGCGCGCGCCCGCCGGATGAATGGCCGGCAGACGCTGCTTTTCGTAGACGAGATACACCGTTTCAACCGCGCCCAGCAGGACAGTTTCCTGCCGGTGATGGAGGACGGCACCATCATTCTGGTCGGCGCCACCACCGAAAACCCTTCCTTTGAGCTGAATGCCGCTCTTCTGTCGCGGGCGCGTGTGCTGACGTTCCGCTCGCATGACGAGGAAAGCCTGAGCGAGCTTCTGAAGCGCGCCGAGGAAGCGGAGCAGAAGGCCCTGCCGCTGACGGAAGAGGCGCGGGCCAGCCTGATCCGCATGGCCGATGGCGATGGCCGCGCCGTGCTGACGCTTGCCGAGGAGGTCTGGCGTGCGGCGCGCAAGGACGAGACTTTCGATACCGAAGGTCTGACGCGCATCGTGCAGCGCCGAGCGCCTGTCTACGACAAGAGCCAGGACGGGCACTACAATCTCATTTCCGCGCTGCATAAGTCGGTGCGCGGTTCGGACCCGGATGCGGCGCTTTATTATCTCGCCCGCATGTTCGATGCCGGCGAGGATCCGCTCTATATCGGCCGGCGGCTGGTGCGCATGGCGGTGGAGGATATCGGCCTTGCCGATCCGCAGGCGCTTGCCGTCTGCAACGCCGCCAAGGATGCTTATGACTATCTCGGTTCACCTGAAGGTGAACTCGCGCTGGCGCAGGCCTGCGTCTACCTTGCCACCGCGCCGAAATCCAACGCCGTTTATACCGCCTTCAAGGCGGCGATGCGAGCGGCCAAGGAAAACGGCTCGCTGGTGCCGCCGAAACACATCCTGAATGCGCCGACCAAGCTCATGAAGGGTGAAGGCTATGGCGACGGTTACCGTTATGACCATGACGAACCGGATGCCTTTTCAGGACAGGATTATTTCCCGGAGAAAATGGGGCGCACCACTTTTTACGATCCGCCGGACCGGGGGTTCGAACGGGAAATCCGCAAGCGTCTCGACTGGTGGGCGAAGCTGCGCCGCGAGCGTGGGGCACGCTAG
- a CDS encoding DegQ family serine endoprotease, with the protein MRSVLKYLSTGFLAALVLLPVGAAAQDNRAVPSSHTEMQLSFAPLVKRTAGAVVNVYAERVVQRRLSPFAGDPFFEQFFGQQMPNRTEKQSSLGSGVIVTAGGLVVTNNHVIDGADDIKVALADGREFSSKVLLKDDRVDLAILQIDAKEQFPVLSLGNSDAIEVGDLVLAIGNPFGVGQTVTSGIVSGLARNQVTQGDFGFFIQTDASINPGNSGGALMNMAGELIGINTAIFSKGGGSNGIGFAIPANLVRVFVAAAERGDASFQRPYIGATFDPVTSDVAEALGLHRARGALVVSVVKDGPAEKAGIEPGQVVTAVNGFEVEHPDALGYRLTTAGIGKSAELTVMDKGKEKKLTIALDTAPETAPRDERLIEGRNPFAGATVANLSPKLADELRMSSQVTGVVITDVKRGSPAYRVGFLPKDVILSLNGADIASTAAVEKALDDNPGFWRVEILRDGQRIRQFLR; encoded by the coding sequence ATGCGAAGCGTGTTGAAGTATCTGTCCACCGGCTTTCTCGCCGCGCTCGTTCTCCTGCCCGTGGGTGCCGCGGCGCAGGACAACAGGGCCGTGCCATCGAGCCACACGGAAATGCAGCTTTCCTTCGCGCCGCTGGTCAAGCGCACCGCAGGCGCGGTGGTGAACGTCTATGCCGAACGCGTGGTGCAGCGGCGCCTTTCGCCTTTTGCCGGCGATCCTTTCTTCGAGCAGTTCTTCGGCCAGCAGATGCCGAACCGCACGGAAAAACAGTCGTCGCTCGGCTCGGGCGTGATCGTGACCGCCGGCGGTCTCGTGGTGACCAATAATCACGTCATCGACGGGGCTGATGACATCAAGGTGGCGCTGGCGGACGGGCGTGAGTTCTCCTCCAAGGTGCTGCTGAAGGATGACCGGGTCGATCTCGCCATTCTGCAGATCGATGCGAAGGAGCAGTTCCCGGTGCTGTCGCTTGGCAATTCCGATGCGATTGAGGTCGGCGATCTGGTGCTGGCCATCGGCAACCCGTTCGGTGTCGGCCAGACGGTGACCAGCGGCATCGTCTCGGGTCTGGCGCGCAACCAGGTGACGCAGGGCGATTTCGGTTTCTTCATCCAGACCGACGCTTCCATCAATCCCGGCAATTCCGGCGGCGCGTTGATGAACATGGCGGGTGAACTGATCGGCATCAATACCGCCATCTTCTCCAAGGGCGGCGGTTCGAACGGTATCGGTTTTGCCATTCCCGCCAATCTGGTCCGGGTTTTCGTCGCCGCCGCCGAGCGGGGGGACGCAAGTTTCCAGCGGCCCTATATTGGTGCGACTTTCGATCCGGTAACCTCGGATGTCGCTGAAGCGCTTGGCCTGCATCGCGCCCGCGGTGCGCTGGTGGTCAGCGTCGTCAAGGACGGTCCGGCCGAGAAGGCGGGTATCGAGCCGGGGCAGGTCGTCACTGCCGTCAACGGTTTCGAGGTGGAACATCCGGATGCTCTTGGTTACCGCCTGACGACGGCCGGTATCGGCAAGTCAGCCGAACTGACAGTCATGGACAAGGGCAAGGAGAAGAAGCTGACGATTGCGCTCGATACCGCGCCTGAAACCGCGCCGCGCGATGAACGCCTGATCGAGGGCCGCAATCCCTTCGCCGGTGCGACCGTCGCCAATCTTTCGCCGAAGCTTGCCGACGAATTGCGCATGTCGTCGCAGGTGACCGGCGTTGTCATTACCGATGTGAAACGTGGTTCGCCCGCCTATCGTGTCGGTTTTCTGCCCAAGGATGTGATCCTGTCGCTGAATGGCGCGGATATCGCCTCCACGGCTGCTGTCGAGAAGGCGCTGGACGACAATCCCGGCTTCTGGCGCGTGGAAATCCTGCGTGACGGCCAGCGCATCCGGCAGTTCCTGCGATGA